Proteins from a genomic interval of Gemmatimonadales bacterium:
- a CDS encoding prolyl oligopeptidase family serine peptidase gives MPTARGAGRPLVYPPTRRDDVVDVLHGERIADPYRWLENGDSAETRAWTAAQNALTEAYLAGVPARARIRARLETLLTIGVLGAPTPARGRYFHQSREGWQNQAILWVREGVGGADRVLVDPNALDPGGTTALDWYFPSEDGRLLAYGLSENGSEASVLHVLDVSTGAPLSDRIPHARAAEVAWLPDGSAFYYTRLPEPGSVAEGEEHYHRAVYLHRLGDDPSRDALVFQPAAKEFWPGVRLSPDGRWLLISVARTFDQTDLYLQDLRAGRAPLAVAEGLAALFDAEVVEGRLYIRTNLHAPTYGLYILDAGHPALASAGELVAPRPDAVLDGAVVVGRRLALSYLERATSRLELAALDGAGRREVSLPGVGSVFGLGAEWDGDELFYGYTSFTVPPSVYRIDLRTGEETLWRRVEADVRPERFEVRQVSYPSRDGTPISMFLVYPRGLVRDGNTPTYLSGYGGFNISMTPAFSRSLLLWLERGNLVAIPNLRGGGEYGEAWHQAGMLANKQNTFDDFIAAAEWLFAEQYTRPERLAAEGGSNGGLLMGAVLTQRPELFRAIVIRVPLLDMLRYHRFLIARLWLPEYGSPDIPVEFGWLRAYSPYHHVHPGTPYPAVLLATAESDTRVDPMHARKMTAALQAASSSSHPILLRLEARAGHGAGKPLSKVLDEQTDVWSFVFQELGVEY, from the coding sequence ATGCCCACCGCCCGCGGCGCCGGCCGGCCGCTCGTGTATCCGCCCACCCGCCGCGACGACGTCGTCGACGTGCTCCACGGCGAGCGGATCGCAGATCCCTACCGCTGGCTCGAGAACGGCGACAGCGCCGAAACCCGGGCGTGGACCGCCGCGCAGAATGCGCTGACCGAAGCCTACCTTGCCGGTGTGCCCGCGCGTGCGCGGATCCGCGCCCGACTCGAGACGCTGCTCACGATCGGCGTTCTCGGCGCGCCGACGCCGGCGCGCGGGCGGTATTTCCATCAGAGCCGCGAAGGGTGGCAGAACCAGGCCATCCTCTGGGTGCGCGAAGGCGTCGGGGGCGCCGACCGCGTGCTGGTGGACCCCAACGCGCTCGACCCCGGTGGTACGACCGCGCTCGACTGGTATTTCCCGAGCGAGGACGGCCGGCTGCTCGCGTACGGGCTCTCGGAGAACGGAAGCGAAGCGAGCGTGCTGCACGTGCTCGACGTGTCGACCGGCGCGCCGCTTTCCGACCGCATCCCGCACGCCCGCGCGGCCGAGGTAGCGTGGCTGCCCGACGGGAGCGCGTTCTACTACACGCGCCTTCCCGAGCCGGGCTCGGTTGCCGAAGGCGAGGAGCACTACCATCGCGCGGTGTACCTGCACCGGCTGGGAGACGATCCCTCGCGCGACGCGCTCGTCTTCCAGCCTGCGGCCAAGGAGTTCTGGCCCGGCGTGCGGCTCTCACCCGACGGGCGTTGGCTGCTCATCTCGGTCGCGCGCACCTTCGACCAGACCGACCTCTACCTGCAGGATCTCCGCGCGGGCAGGGCACCCCTCGCGGTGGCCGAGGGACTTGCAGCGCTTTTCGATGCCGAGGTGGTCGAGGGCCGGCTGTACATTCGGACCAATCTCCACGCGCCCACCTACGGTCTTTACATCCTGGACGCCGGGCACCCGGCGCTGGCCTCCGCGGGTGAGCTCGTTGCGCCACGGCCCGACGCGGTGCTCGACGGCGCCGTCGTGGTCGGTCGCAGGCTGGCGCTCAGCTACCTGGAGCGCGCCACTTCCCGGCTCGAGCTCGCCGCGCTGGACGGGGCCGGGCGCCGCGAGGTGTCGCTGCCGGGCGTGGGCAGCGTGTTCGGCCTGGGGGCCGAGTGGGACGGCGACGAGCTGTTCTACGGCTACACCTCGTTCACCGTGCCGCCAAGCGTCTACCGCATCGACCTGCGCACCGGCGAGGAGACGCTCTGGCGCCGAGTCGAGGCCGACGTACGGCCCGAGCGCTTCGAGGTGCGCCAGGTGTCCTATCCCTCGCGTGACGGCACGCCGATCAGCATGTTTCTGGTATACCCGCGCGGTCTCGTGCGCGACGGCAATACGCCCACCTACCTGAGCGGCTACGGCGGTTTCAACATCAGCATGACGCCGGCGTTCTCGCGTTCGCTCCTGCTCTGGCTCGAGCGCGGGAATCTCGTGGCGATCCCGAATCTGCGCGGTGGCGGTGAGTACGGCGAAGCGTGGCACCAGGCCGGCATGCTGGCGAACAAGCAGAACACCTTCGACGACTTCATCGCCGCGGCCGAATGGCTCTTCGCCGAGCAATACACCCGGCCCGAGCGGCTCGCGGCGGAGGGCGGGTCGAACGGGGGCCTTCTCATGGGCGCCGTGCTCACCCAACGTCCCGAGCTCTTCCGCGCGATCGTGATCCGGGTGCCGCTGCTCGACATGCTGCGCTACCATCGCTTCCTGATCGCGCGGCTCTGGCTGCCGGAATACGGCTCGCCAGACATCCCGGTGGAGTTCGGCTGGCTCCGCGCCTACTCACCGTACCATCACGTGCATCCGGGCACGCCATACCCCGCCGTCCTGCTCGCCACCGCGGAGAGTGACACCCGGGTGGACCCGATGCACGCGCGGAAGATGACGGCCGCCTTGCAGGCCGCCAGCAGCTCGTCGCATCCGATCCTGCTCCGGCTAGAGGCGAGGGCTGGCCACGGCGCCGGCAAGCCGCTGTCCAAGGTGCTGGACGAGCAGACAGACGTGTGGAGTTTTGTGTTTCAGGAGCTGGGCGTCGAGTATTAG
- a CDS encoding DoxX family protein produces MNQRSVSMLHPAEWLAVLRIVVGLYFVKSLVTKMSIVLAGGVVPVPAVSDRWLTVMPKIVAKQAAGNPILPYKHFLEQTVIPNSPVFARLTAWGETIAGLGLTLGLFTPLAALVGIVLVINYGLATQWMSAGQQGFHIVLFALMIAFIFARAGRRWGLDEVLLARRERRLNN; encoded by the coding sequence ATGAACCAGCGTTCCGTGTCAATGCTTCATCCGGCCGAGTGGCTCGCCGTGCTACGCATCGTAGTCGGGCTTTACTTCGTGAAGTCGCTCGTGACGAAGATGTCGATCGTGCTCGCGGGCGGCGTGGTGCCGGTGCCGGCGGTGTCGGATCGATGGCTCACCGTCATGCCCAAGATCGTGGCCAAGCAGGCGGCCGGCAATCCGATCCTGCCGTACAAGCACTTCCTCGAGCAGACGGTGATTCCGAACAGCCCCGTATTCGCGCGACTCACCGCGTGGGGCGAAACGATCGCGGGCCTGGGCCTCACGCTCGGCCTCTTTACGCCGCTCGCGGCACTCGTCGGCATCGTGCTCGTGATCAACTACGGGCTCGCAACCCAGTGGATGTCGGCGGGGCAGCAGGGATTCCACATCGTGCTGTTCGCGCTCATGATCGCTTTCATCTTTGCGCGAGCGGGGCGGCGCTGGGGGCTCGACGAAGTGCTCCTCGCGCGGCGGGAGCGGCGCCTCAATAATTGA
- a CDS encoding beta-propeller fold lactonase family protein has translation MRNSLLAMLFLAAACSAPGDSARNLAQNSNAPPSGAAAGDPAATPADTTPLVTTGPVAYVTNEGSEALSVIDVGTARVMATIPVGTRPRGVKASDDGRTIYVALSGSPRCPPTMPDAECEKLKADKSKDGVAVVDAAARKVTRILPAGSDPENFDVSEDGSRLFVSNEDAGTASIVDISSGKVLSTVPVGKEPEGVRVRPDGKVVWVTGETAHNVTILDASTGKVLGAIEVGKRPRGIAFTPDGKLAFVTCEVDGTVWVIDVAKRQSIDTVKFAAGAKPMGVVVSHDGKKVYVSTGRGGDVVVLDANTRKVLGKVAVGKRPWGIALTPDGSELYTANGPSNDVSVVNTESLKVTERIPVGQSPWGVAIAPAPGGPPAS, from the coding sequence ATGCGAAATAGCTTGCTGGCGATGCTCTTCCTCGCCGCCGCCTGTTCGGCGCCAGGCGACAGCGCGCGCAATCTGGCGCAGAATTCCAATGCCCCACCCTCGGGCGCGGCCGCCGGCGACCCGGCGGCTACCCCGGCCGACACGACCCCACTCGTCACGACCGGCCCCGTGGCGTACGTGACGAACGAGGGCTCCGAGGCGCTCTCGGTCATCGACGTGGGGACGGCAAGGGTTATGGCGACGATTCCGGTGGGCACCCGCCCGCGCGGCGTGAAAGCCAGCGACGACGGGCGCACGATCTACGTCGCGCTCAGCGGCTCACCCCGTTGCCCGCCGACGATGCCTGATGCCGAGTGCGAGAAGCTCAAGGCGGACAAGAGCAAGGACGGCGTGGCGGTGGTCGACGCGGCGGCACGCAAGGTCACGCGCATTCTTCCGGCCGGCTCGGACCCAGAGAATTTCGACGTCTCAGAGGACGGGTCCCGTCTCTTCGTCTCCAACGAGGATGCTGGCACCGCGTCTATCGTCGACATTTCGAGCGGCAAGGTGCTCTCGACGGTGCCGGTCGGAAAGGAGCCGGAGGGAGTCCGCGTGCGGCCCGACGGCAAGGTCGTCTGGGTGACCGGCGAGACGGCGCACAACGTGACTATCCTCGACGCCTCGACCGGCAAGGTGCTCGGCGCGATCGAGGTCGGCAAGCGGCCCCGCGGCATCGCGTTCACGCCGGACGGCAAGCTCGCGTTCGTGACGTGCGAAGTCGACGGCACGGTGTGGGTCATCGACGTCGCCAAGCGGCAATCGATCGATACGGTGAAGTTCGCGGCCGGCGCCAAGCCGATGGGAGTCGTGGTGAGCCACGACGGGAAGAAAGTCTATGTCTCGACCGGCCGCGGCGGTGACGTGGTGGTGCTCGACGCAAATACCCGCAAGGTCCTGGGCAAGGTGGCCGTGGGCAAGCGGCCGTGGGGCATTGCGCTCACACCGGACGGCTCCGAGCTCTACACGGCCAACGGCCCGTCGAACGACGTGAGCGTGGTCAATACGGAATCGCTCAAGGTTACCGAGCGCATCCCGGTAGGCCAGTCGCCCTGGGGCGTGGCGATCGCACCCGCGCCGGGCGGACCCCCGGCGTCCTGA